The following proteins come from a genomic window of Flavobacteriaceae bacterium MAR_2010_188:
- a CDS encoding Outer membrane protein TolC: protein MRQIINSCVFLFTVLLSAQETPSSLSLQEAIDYALENNRTSKNAALDIDAAEQQKWETTATGLPQIKADVDYQNFLKQQVSLLPAAAFDPLGSIRQLGDYYDLTDRQIKDLPAAPQGFLPLTFGTKQNVSASATLSQLIFDGSYIVALQSAKVFLQISENAKKKTDLEVRKSVIDAYGNVLLAEESLDILERNMEVLDKNLFEVTKIFENGLGEEESVEQLKITISGVESNLNNVKRLRTLSYQMLNIVLALPINAEVSLTDNLQTLTEENISISLIETDFKVENTIDYRIAENDKRIKDLMLKLEKSKALPTIGSFLNAGYSAFSDEFTFLNKDQQWFGSAVIGVSLDIPIFSSFGRSAATKRAAINVDKAETDLLETEQRLRLQINSAKSDYQFAIEEYRNKEENLRLAERIEAKNQTKFFEGISTSFELRQAQTQLYTAQQEFLQAMLNVITAKAGLETIINQPNLN from the coding sequence ATGAGACAAATAATTAATAGTTGCGTTTTTCTATTTACAGTGTTGCTGTCGGCACAGGAAACCCCATCGTCTCTGTCATTGCAAGAAGCTATAGATTATGCACTTGAAAATAACCGAACTTCAAAAAATGCGGCGTTGGATATTGATGCTGCAGAACAGCAAAAATGGGAAACAACAGCAACCGGATTACCTCAAATTAAGGCAGATGTAGATTACCAGAACTTCCTTAAACAACAGGTTTCATTATTGCCCGCGGCAGCTTTTGATCCCTTGGGAAGTATTCGTCAACTTGGAGATTATTACGATCTTACCGACAGACAGATTAAGGATTTGCCAGCAGCCCCACAAGGATTTTTGCCACTTACTTTTGGAACTAAGCAAAACGTTTCGGCATCTGCTACCTTAAGCCAACTTATTTTTGATGGTTCTTATATCGTTGCGCTTCAGTCGGCGAAGGTATTCCTTCAGATTTCTGAAAACGCCAAAAAGAAAACTGATTTAGAAGTGAGAAAATCAGTTATCGATGCCTATGGAAATGTGTTGTTGGCAGAAGAAAGTTTAGATATACTAGAACGGAACATGGAGGTCTTGGATAAAAACCTCTTTGAAGTCACCAAGATTTTTGAAAACGGCCTAGGTGAAGAAGAAAGTGTAGAACAACTGAAGATTACCATAAGTGGTGTAGAAAGTAATTTGAATAACGTAAAACGCTTACGCACTTTATCTTACCAAATGCTAAATATCGTTCTAGCACTTCCTATAAATGCTGAAGTTAGCTTAACCGATAATCTACAAACCTTAACCGAAGAGAACATAAGTATTTCTTTAATAGAAACAGATTTTAAGGTTGAAAACACCATCGATTACCGAATTGCCGAAAATGACAAGCGCATTAAAGACTTAATGTTGAAACTAGAGAAGAGCAAAGCATTACCAACTATCGGTTCTTTTTTAAACGCAGGTTATTCCGCCTTTAGTGATGAGTTTACTTTTTTGAACAAAGACCAACAATGGTTCGGATCTGCCGTGATTGGCGTGAGTCTGGATATTCCAATTTTTAGTTCGTTCGGTAGAAGCGCTGCTACCAAACGTGCAGCAATCAATGTAGATAAGGCCGAAACCGACCTTTTGGAAACCGAACAGCGTTTGCGTTTACAGATAAATTCGGCTAAAAGCGATTACCAATTCGCCATTGAAGAATACAGAAATAAGGAAGAAAACCTAAGACTTGCCGAACGTATCGAAGCTAAGAACCAGACAAAATTTTTTGAAGGGATTTCTACCAGCTTCGAGCTAAGACAAGCCCAGACACAATTATATACTGCTCAACAAGAATTTTTACAGGCAATGCTAAACGTTATTACCGCCAAAGCAGGATTAGAAACAATTATCAATCAACCCAACTTGAATTAA
- a CDS encoding transcriptional regulator, TetR family, translating into MREKILHGSIELFLDYGFKSVTMDDIANHLGISKKTIYQYFDTKTKLVEATTMNLFNNISKGIDCIRELDKNPIAEIFDIKKFINEHLKNEKSSPQYQLKKYYPKIYSNLKNRQFEIMQDCVVHNLKKGVDTGLYRESIDIEFISRIYFSGMVAIKDIELFPLKRFSMDMLLDHYLEYHLRGICSDKGLETLETFTKTTKKHNETNN; encoded by the coding sequence ATGAGAGAAAAAATATTACACGGATCTATTGAACTGTTCCTTGATTACGGTTTTAAAAGCGTGACCATGGACGATATTGCCAACCATTTGGGCATCTCTAAAAAAACCATTTATCAATATTTTGATACAAAAACGAAATTAGTGGAGGCAACGACCATGAACCTATTTAATAACATTTCTAAAGGTATCGATTGTATAAGGGAATTAGATAAAAACCCAATCGCCGAAATTTTTGATATCAAAAAGTTTATTAACGAACATCTAAAGAACGAAAAGTCCTCTCCTCAATACCAGCTAAAGAAGTACTATCCCAAGATATATTCCAATCTAAAAAACCGCCAATTTGAAATTATGCAAGATTGTGTGGTTCACAATTTAAAAAAGGGAGTAGATACCGGGCTATACAGGGAATCCATCGATATAGAATTTATCTCTCGGATATATTTTAGCGGAATGGTTGCTATAAAGGATATTGAACTATTCCCTTTAAAGCGATTTTCTATGGACATGTTGCTAGATCATTATCTAGAGTATCATTTAAGAGGAATTTGTTCTGACAAAGGTTTAGAAACCTTAGAAACTTTTACTAAAACCACCAAAAAACATAATGAGACAAATAATTAA
- a CDS encoding geranylgeranyl diphosphate synthase, type II — MQKIPFYQEAFGEYLNTYHLKKEPKSLYEPIAYILGIGGKRLRPVLTLLTADIFEGDYKNALDAALSVEVFHNFSLVHDDIMDDAPLRRGKESVHEKWDLNTGILSGDAMLIMAYQLFENYPAEVFKSLAQLFSKTALEVCEGQQYDVDFENRDEVSISEYFLMIEYKTAVLVGAAMKMGAIVAKASKEDQNSIYEFGKNLGIAFQIQDDYLDTFGDPETFGKQIGGDIIENKKTLLYLKTMEAANQNDRELLAQLYSISPENPHDKVETITGLFKKYQADLKAKTEIESFTKKAFTVLDQLSISESKKDVLRNFGRALMSRKV, encoded by the coding sequence ATGCAGAAAATCCCGTTTTATCAAGAGGCTTTTGGTGAATACCTTAATACCTACCACCTAAAAAAAGAGCCAAAATCGCTTTATGAACCCATTGCTTATATATTGGGCATTGGCGGCAAGCGTTTGAGACCCGTTTTGACTCTTTTAACGGCTGATATATTTGAGGGCGATTATAAAAATGCACTCGATGCTGCACTGAGCGTAGAGGTTTTTCATAATTTTTCTTTAGTGCACGATGACATTATGGACGATGCGCCATTAAGAAGAGGAAAGGAATCAGTTCACGAAAAATGGGACCTTAATACCGGAATCTTATCCGGTGATGCCATGTTGATTATGGCGTATCAGCTATTTGAAAACTATCCAGCTGAAGTTTTTAAATCCTTGGCTCAACTTTTCAGCAAAACCGCTTTAGAAGTTTGTGAAGGCCAGCAGTACGATGTAGATTTTGAAAACCGTGATGAGGTTTCAATATCTGAATATTTTTTAATGATTGAATATAAGACCGCGGTTTTGGTCGGTGCTGCAATGAAGATGGGAGCAATTGTAGCGAAAGCGAGCAAAGAAGATCAAAATAGTATTTACGAATTCGGGAAAAATCTTGGTATTGCATTTCAGATTCAAGACGATTATTTAGACACCTTCGGTGACCCAGAAACCTTTGGAAAGCAAATTGGTGGGGACATAATTGAGAACAAAAAGACCTTGCTTTATCTTAAAACAATGGAAGCGGCAAACCAGAACGATAGGGAATTGTTGGCACAACTCTATTCCATATCTCCTGAAAATCCACATGATAAGGTAGAAACCATCACTGGCTTATTCAAAAAGTACCAAGCGGATTTAAAGGCAAAGACCGAAATTGAAAGCTTTACGAAAAAAGCCTTCACGGTTTTAGATCAATTATCAATTTCTGAAAGCAAAAAGGATGTTTTGAGGAATTTTGGACGTGCATTGATGAGCAGAAAGGTCTAA